A genomic region of Pseudodesulfovibrio sp. S3 contains the following coding sequences:
- a CDS encoding DUF2318 domain-containing protein, with protein MKGIKYISILAMLFTMVMVAEGGAFFGFGQTDSFKVENGKAVFALADVSDGKAHYYSHEVDGKDVKFFLLKSSDGVIRAAFDACDVCYLEKKGYSQAGDFMVCNNCGQRFHSSRINEVEGGCNPSPLNRTIEGGNVVIKVSDIRDGLRYF; from the coding sequence CACCATGGTCATGGTCGCTGAGGGAGGGGCTTTCTTCGGGTTTGGTCAGACGGACTCGTTCAAGGTGGAAAACGGGAAAGCCGTGTTCGCGCTCGCAGACGTGTCCGACGGCAAGGCGCACTATTACAGCCATGAGGTCGACGGCAAGGACGTGAAATTCTTCCTGCTCAAGAGTTCGGACGGGGTCATCCGAGCCGCCTTTGACGCCTGCGATGTCTGCTATCTGGAGAAGAAGGGATATTCCCAGGCCGGGGATTTCATGGTCTGCAACAACTGCGGTCAGCGCTTCCATTCCTCACGCATCAACGAGGTGGAGGGCGGGTGCAACCCGTCGCCCCTGAACCGCACCATTGAGGGAGGGAACGTGGTCATCAAGGTGAGCGATATCCGGGATGGCCTGAGGTACTTTTAG